DNA from Palaemon carinicauda isolate YSFRI2023 chromosome 23, ASM3689809v2, whole genome shotgun sequence:
gtagtatctcaacatgtggctggcgccctggccaacctattcgaCGTCACCAATTTGTCAATTTCAATTATATGTAGATATCTTTAAATCAACGCTTTCTGATCATCGCCCCGAAAGGAAACCTGTATACCATAGAGAACAAGTTCAGAAAGGCTTGTAGAAAGGTTATCAGATTACAAGATCAAGAAAGGCGTGTTTTGTTTTATTCTATTATGATTTCCTTCTTGATAACGAGGTCAATGTTACTTCAACTACTTGATATAGcacatttaaaggtttagaggccgctcgtgaatggcagaggcaagggataatgacaatgTCCTTGCaggtcagtgccctagagactgaccatatatacatatgatcagcacccaagacccttctccacctaagctaggtccgggagggccaggcattagccgctgatgactcagcaggtagaccaagaggctctcccaaaacccccatccttagcttacatggatggtgaggttgcagacactacaagaaatcatCAAGcctgagcgggtctcaaaccacaGTCAATCCCCTTCTCCCcttaagctaggatcagggagggccaggcattggctgctgatgactcagcaggtagaccaataggctctcccaaaacccccatccttagcttacatggatggtgaggttgcagacattaaaaaaatcattgagcctgagcgggtctcgaaccgcaGTCCgggagatcaccaggcagggacaaatctaatgaaatattattattattattattagctaagctacaacacaagttggaaaagcatgaagctacaagaccaagggatccaatagggaaaaatagcccagtgaagaaaggaagtaaggaaataaataaacaatatgaaaagtaatgaacaatggtATAGAAGGagacaagtagaaagagcaatcagagatttcagacctccgccaatgaagattgtcaacattttactcactccccaagagagattagttcaccaaactttcaactgggcgccacaaggcactagaagacttaggagacccaggcctacatgactgaggactatgaagcgtgaagtgggagatgatgaaatgagtattgatctaaaagctcaagatagagacgactggcggaatctaaccgaggcctttttcgtcgataggcgtaggagatgagatGATATATGATGATATGGTATATAGATATGATTTTATAGTCTCTTTGATGGAGGTAATAGTGAAATACAAAACTATGATTTTCTGTTTTATTCAGATGTCATATACTCAGAGTGAAAGCATTGAGAGCATTATGGGTAATATTATCATGATATGATGCAATATTCAGTCTAACAAGAAAGCAATCAGACGAAGAATCTATTTCGGTTTGTTGAAAGTACTACGGCTGTCCCACGGTTGATGTCGCCATTGGAAAATCCAGAGTTGCCAAATCTATTCAAGTTACTGAAAGAAGGGTTGAGATTGCTGTTGAAGTTGTTTGAATTGGATCCAAACTGGTTGAAACCGGATCTGAAGGTGCCAGAGGTACTATCGATAACTCCACCATCAATGATTCCGCCATTAATTATATTTCTTGGATTCTGGAAAACTCGCGAGCCAGAGAACCCTTGATTCTGGAACGACTGTCCATTAGCGGATCCACTCTGGAAGGTGTTCTGTGGGTTAACGAAGCCCTGGAACTGGAGGCCCGTCAATTCTTGGTTCTGGAATGACTGTCCATTGGTGGATCCACTCTGGAAGGTGTTCTGTGGGTTAACGAAGCCTGTCAATTCTTGGTTCTGGAAGCTAGGCGAAGTGCTGAAACCTCCGCTCTGGAAGCTCTGCGTCCTGCTGGATCCGCGATTGCTAGGCTGGAAGCTTCTGAAGCCCTGGCTATTGGACTGGAAATTATCGATGAAAGATCCTTGTGATGATCCCAATAAAGTATTGGTGTAGTAAGTGGCAACTGGTTCTCCTGCCTCTTCACTAACAACAGCGCGGTATCCTCCATTGTCAGCGGTGTACCGAGTTACTCTGCggaataacagttattattattattattattattattattattacaagctaaggtactaccctagtaggaaaagtagcatatcataagcccaagggttcaaaccgGAAGaagatagaccagtgaggaaagtttgttattgtatatgtatacagccctagttggaaaaacaggacgccatcccaagggctctaataggggaaaatagcctagtgaggagtcattattactagctaagctacagacctagttggaaaagccggacatGATAGGCCCAGGGTTCAAACaggaagaaaatagcccagtgagaaaagtttatcattactatctaagctacaaccctagttgaaaaaaaacatgatgctataagcccaagggctccaacaggagaaaatagcccagtgaggaaagcaaataaggaaaaagctaggatagtgtgcctgattgtacctttAATCAAgaaatctctaatccaagacagtgaaagaccatagttaagctacaaccctggttagaaaagcaggatagtacaagtccaaaggctccaaggaaaaacagcccagtgaggaaaggtaataagtatTCAAGATAATGACATAATGTCTTGGTTTTACGAATTTACCTGAAGAGTCCGTTGGGTTGGAGCCACCTGTATTCACCTTCGGTGACACCTTCGGGAGTTACCCTCTCCTTGTGCTCTTTAACGTCTCCCGTCTCGAGTGAATTCACCCCGTAGGAGAAGGTGTAGGGCGTAGCCTGAGGGATCAGAAGGACTATAGGATTAATACTAATCCTACTGATACATATAATAGGAATATATTACACAGCTATAATATAGGTATGTTATAAAGGTGAGTTATGTTGAACCAACCTGTCCATTAGCGAACTCGAATTGTGGAGCAGCTGATATCAAAGGGATTAACCCAACGAGAGATATTAACATCGAGACCTGGaataagtaaatgagagagag
Protein-coding regions in this window:
- the LOC137617701 gene encoding prion-like-(Q/N-rich) domain-bearing protein 8, encoding MKATPYTFSYGVNSLETGDVKEHKERVTPEGVTEGEYRWLQPNGLFRVTRYTADNGGYRAVVSEEAGEPVATYYTNTLLGSSQGSFIDNFQSNSQGFRSFQPSNRGSSRTQSFQSGGFSTSPSFQNQELTGFVNPQNTFQSGSTNGQSFQNQELTGLQFQGFVNPQNTFQSGSANGQSFQNQGFSGSRVFQNPRNIINGGIIDGGVIDSTSGTFRSGFNQFGSNSNNFNSNLNPSFSNLNRFGNSGFSNGDINRGTAVVLSTNRNRFFV